One Streptomyces coeruleorubidus DNA segment encodes these proteins:
- a CDS encoding alpha/beta fold hydrolase yields the protein MPTSVSRSVRLAGRLVLALAAIAGSVILFLALVVLTDGAGSGLPAWLTALGIATAAALWRGRRRTKSARLMPFLPVVVAAALTASVCVPTVPTERQYPPDLPFVATQHWSLATGSRVAVYHYPPANTVARRPVPFVYLHGGPVRGISVLDHKFLQLLARQGYDVYAYEQAGGGRSDLLPMGQYTISRSVRDLAAFVDRLGKGRVDVLGFSSGGVVLTRALADPRVAERFHRAIIAEPGPMDGPTARIAGHKGRESARDLAPALTGPRSTRVPRYAVTLGLMRLGLLTPDTGLIGQAEGDNALTAADLGSDTASSYCARDAHRIPVEDTAENFSFSPAASLRIQQTIKDSPSIAPRLRHSRTPAMLMIAECSSQVRQWATAVLAEDPAVQRTQYVPGVGHHMWNGLDDNNDRAAAVVTAFLEDEPAPLPNYPTRGEIPAFLRDHR from the coding sequence ATGCCGACGTCCGTGTCACGCTCGGTCCGCTTAGCCGGCCGCCTGGTGCTGGCCCTGGCTGCCATCGCGGGTTCAGTGATCCTCTTCCTGGCGCTCGTCGTCCTCACGGACGGGGCGGGCTCGGGGCTCCCCGCGTGGCTGACGGCCCTGGGAATCGCGACTGCCGCCGCACTGTGGCGGGGCCGGCGCCGTACCAAGTCGGCGCGGCTCATGCCGTTCCTGCCGGTGGTCGTCGCGGCTGCATTGACGGCGTCGGTGTGCGTCCCGACCGTTCCCACGGAACGGCAGTACCCGCCCGACCTGCCTTTCGTCGCCACGCAGCACTGGAGCCTGGCCACCGGCAGCCGGGTGGCGGTCTATCACTACCCGCCCGCCAACACCGTCGCCCGACGCCCCGTTCCGTTCGTGTACCTCCACGGCGGACCGGTTCGCGGCATCTCGGTGCTCGACCACAAGTTCCTGCAGCTCCTGGCGCGACAGGGCTACGACGTCTACGCCTACGAGCAGGCCGGCGGGGGCCGAAGCGACCTGCTCCCCATGGGCCAGTACACGATCTCCAGGTCGGTCCGCGATCTCGCCGCCTTCGTCGATCGCCTGGGCAAGGGCAGGGTCGACGTCCTCGGATTCTCCTCAGGCGGGGTCGTGCTCACGCGAGCCCTGGCCGATCCGCGCGTCGCGGAGCGCTTTCACCGGGCGATCATCGCCGAGCCCGGCCCGATGGACGGCCCCACCGCGCGCATCGCCGGGCACAAGGGCCGGGAATCCGCGCGCGACCTCGCGCCGGCCCTGACCGGACCGCGGTCGACGCGCGTTCCCCGGTACGCCGTCACATTGGGCCTCATGCGACTCGGGCTCCTGACCCCCGACACCGGGCTGATAGGACAGGCAGAGGGCGACAACGCGCTCACCGCCGCCGATCTCGGCAGCGACACCGCATCCAGCTACTGCGCGCGCGACGCGCACCGCATCCCCGTCGAGGACACGGCGGAGAACTTCTCCTTCAGCCCCGCCGCCAGCCTCCGCATCCAGCAGACGATCAAGGACTCTCCCTCCATCGCCCCGCGGCTGAGGCACTCCCGGACCCCCGCGATGCTGATGATCGCCGAGTGCTCCTCACAGGTCCGTCAATGGGCGACAGCCGTCCTTGCCGAAGACCCCGCCGTCCAGCGCACGCAGTACGTGCCCGGCGTCGGACACCACATGTGGAACGGCCTCGACGACAACAACGACCGAGCCGCCGCCGTCGTCACCGCATTCCTCGAGGACGAGCCCGCACCGCTGCCGAACTACCCGACCCGCGGCGAGATCCCCGCCTTCCTCCGTGA
- a CDS encoding TetR/AcrR family transcriptional regulator, with product MGRPRTNDETVKERLVACAIEMLATRPRESVTVRALATAAGTSTTAVYSLFGGKDGLIGEVRNRAVAGLFQEVAAVPTSADPLADLCALAAAYRRWGREHSHLYTVLFGGVQSFDPSGAVGASDPVRPLLAAIDRGLTESVLAGDATSIALSVWVTLHGLVTLELAGAFDAATAEATFRSTIHAALRGWTPPAVFSGLRRIEP from the coding sequence GTGGGTAGGCCGAGAACGAACGACGAGACCGTCAAAGAGCGGCTCGTGGCATGCGCGATCGAGATGCTCGCCACCCGTCCGCGGGAGTCGGTCACGGTCCGTGCCCTGGCTACTGCCGCCGGGACGTCGACGACGGCGGTGTACTCCCTGTTCGGCGGCAAGGACGGGCTGATCGGCGAGGTGCGCAACAGAGCCGTGGCCGGCCTGTTCCAGGAAGTGGCCGCAGTGCCGACCTCCGCGGACCCGCTCGCCGACCTCTGTGCACTGGCCGCCGCGTACCGTCGATGGGGACGCGAGCACAGCCACCTCTACACGGTGCTGTTCGGCGGTGTGCAATCCTTCGACCCGTCCGGCGCGGTCGGCGCCAGTGACCCCGTCCGGCCGCTCCTCGCGGCGATCGATCGCGGCTTGACGGAGTCCGTCCTCGCCGGCGATGCGACGTCCATCGCTCTCTCGGTCTGGGTGACACTGCACGGGCTCGTCACGCTCGAACTGGCTGGAGCCTTCGACGCCGCCACGGCCGAGGCCACCTTCCGATCGACGATCCACGCGGCGCTGCGCGGCTGGACGCCCCCCGCGGTGTTCAGCGGTCTTCGGCGCATCGAGCCCTAG
- a CDS encoding BMP family lipoprotein, producing the protein MRRISKLTRVAVGVASLGLVATACGGTSGESGGGDGNDRGLAIAYDIGGKGDQSFNDAAYAGLTKAKDEFGYKTADIEPTEGETDADKEQRLASLAKQGYNPIIGVGFAYGPAMKAVASKYPDTTFGIVDSVVEGKNVASLVFAEEQASYLAGVAAAKATKSNTVGFVGGVDIPLIHKFEAGYKQGVEDTSGGKVKVVSQYLTQTAEEGGFSSPDKGKAAAEGQIEKKADVVYQAAGLSGQGVIEAAAKAKVWAIGVDSDQYKQAALAPYKRYILTSALKDVGGAVYALAKSVHDDKPLTGTQTFDLKVKGVGLSEANPEYGKIAGLKDAVDKAKEGIIDGSIKVKTE; encoded by the coding sequence ATGCGTCGGATTTCCAAACTGACCCGCGTCGCGGTGGGGGTCGCGTCGCTGGGCCTCGTCGCCACGGCCTGTGGCGGCACCAGCGGTGAGAGTGGTGGCGGCGACGGCAACGACCGCGGTCTCGCCATCGCCTACGACATCGGCGGCAAGGGGGACCAGTCCTTCAACGACGCCGCCTACGCCGGCCTGACCAAGGCCAAGGACGAGTTCGGCTACAAGACCGCCGACATCGAGCCCACCGAGGGCGAGACCGACGCCGACAAGGAACAGCGCCTGGCCTCGCTCGCGAAGCAGGGCTACAACCCGATCATCGGCGTCGGCTTCGCCTACGGCCCGGCGATGAAGGCCGTGGCCTCCAAGTACCCGGACACCACCTTCGGCATCGTCGACTCCGTCGTCGAGGGCAAGAACGTCGCCTCCCTCGTCTTCGCCGAGGAGCAGGCCTCGTACCTCGCCGGCGTCGCCGCCGCCAAGGCCACCAAGTCGAACACGGTCGGCTTCGTGGGCGGTGTCGACATCCCGCTGATCCACAAGTTCGAGGCCGGCTACAAGCAGGGTGTCGAGGACACCAGCGGCGGCAAGGTCAAGGTCGTCTCCCAGTACCTGACCCAGACCGCCGAGGAGGGCGGTTTCTCCAGCCCCGACAAGGGCAAGGCCGCCGCCGAGGGTCAGATCGAGAAGAAGGCCGACGTCGTCTACCAGGCGGCCGGCCTCTCCGGTCAGGGTGTCATCGAGGCCGCCGCCAAGGCGAAGGTCTGGGCGATCGGCGTCGACTCCGACCAGTACAAGCAGGCCGCCCTCGCTCCGTACAAGCGGTACATCCTCACCTCCGCCCTCAAGGACGTCGGCGGCGCGGTCTACGCGCTGGCCAAGTCCGTGCACGACGACAAGCCGCTGACCGGCACCCAGACCTTCGACCTGAAGGTCAAGGGCGTCGGGCTCTCCGAGGCGAACCCGGAGTACGGCAAGATCGCAGGGCTCAAGGACGCCGTGGACAAGGCCAAGGAAGGCATCATCGACGGCTCCATCAAGGTCAAGACCGAGTAG